Proteins from one Bactrocera neohumeralis isolate Rockhampton chromosome 3, APGP_CSIRO_Bneo_wtdbg2-racon-allhic-juicebox.fasta_v2, whole genome shotgun sequence genomic window:
- the LOC126753172 gene encoding adult cuticle protein 1-like, protein MKFAVSVVLFALALGAAHCSVVPLISQINGAVLASPLGSVAVHAAAVPAVVAAPAPVQIITAPAVVAAPAVVAAEGTYVAKTRGAVHVAPLPGHIQSAASVNLQPAPGTL, encoded by the coding sequence TTCGCCGTTTCCGTAGTCTTGTTCGCTTTGGCCCTTGGCGCTGCCCACTGCTCGGTCGTACCATTGATCAGCCAAATCAATGGCGCCGTTTTGGCCTCACCACTTGGTTCCGTTGCCGTACATGCCGCCGCCGTGCCAGCCGTTGTCGCCGCCCCAGCACCAGTACAGATCATCACCGCTCCCGCCGTGGTAGCTGCTCCCGCCGTGGTGGCCGCTGAAGGCACCTATGTGGCTAAGACCCGTGGCGCTGTACATGTGGCACCACTGCCCGGTCACATACAATCGGCAGCATCAGTGAACTTGCAACCAGCTCCAGGCACTctctaa